The Pirellulales bacterium genome contains a region encoding:
- a CDS encoding CinA family protein yields the protein MLPDIIRRGRDPSVGITVSGAVIRRRITAAGASPDDCLAAMAPSIATIHECLGDIVYGEEEDELEHAVHRLLAQKRLTLASAEWGTGGLIAQELSSLDEPQQRFLGGAVLTSAAAIESALVVPSSFIQQHGATSGAASSAMAEAARVQFGADLAIAVGELPVQKVEDARSQRAHFALATPHGVLVRSAPHAGHPSILQQRAARQALNLVRLALLRDLAID from the coding sequence GATGCTGCCCGACATCATCCGCCGCGGGCGCGACCCGTCGGTCGGCATCACCGTCAGCGGCGCCGTCATCAGGCGGCGGATCACCGCGGCCGGCGCCTCGCCAGACGACTGCCTGGCCGCCATGGCGCCCAGCATCGCCACCATCCACGAATGTCTGGGTGACATCGTCTATGGCGAGGAAGAGGACGAACTCGAACACGCCGTCCATCGCCTGCTGGCCCAAAAGCGATTGACGCTCGCCAGCGCCGAATGGGGCACTGGCGGCCTGATCGCCCAGGAACTCAGCAGCTTGGACGAACCACAACAGCGATTCCTAGGCGGCGCCGTCTTGACCAGCGCCGCCGCAATCGAGTCCGCGCTCGTCGTCCCGTCCAGTTTCATTCAACAACACGGCGCCACCAGCGGCGCGGCCTCCTCCGCCATGGCCGAGGCCGCGCGCGTGCAGTTCGGCGCCGACCTGGCCATCGCCGTCGGCGAATTGCCAGTGCAAAAAGTTGAAGACGCTCGCTCGCAGCGGGCGCACTTCGCCCTGGCCACACCGCACGGCGTCCTGGTCCGTTCGGCGCCACACGCAGGGCATCCCTCGATTCTGCAACAACGCGCCGCGCGGCAGGCGCTGAACCTCGTGCGGTTGGCGCTACTGCGCGATTTGGCGATTGACTGA